The nucleotide sequence TAGTGATCTCTTTGGTCTGTTCTTTTTCAAGACCGTTGCGGATCTTCACTTTCATCCGAACGGTATTACCTGTAGCAGGTTCCAATTTGGATTTAAAATCGAAGGACTTGAGACCGAGTCCTCTTTTTGCCATTTTGTTGATCAAAACATCGATCACACTTTCCAATTTTGCTTCATTGTCCGAGATAAGGATCAGATTCTCCTCTTCCAATTTGATCTCCGACTTGGAACCTTTAAAGTCGAATCTATTCTTGATCTCCGCGATCGCTTGGGTAACCGCATTTTGTAATTCAGGTCTATCTATCTCGGAAACAACATCAAATGATGGATCGCTCATCTTATTTTCCTCCGTTCAAACTGGAACTTGCTTTTTCCAATGCGGATCGGACTGCTTCTTCCACTTTGGAAACTTCTTTTCCTCCGCCTTGTGCCATGTCCGGTTTTCCGCCGCCCTTTCCGCCTAAAATTTCACAGGCGGTTTTTACAAGTTCTCCGCAATGGATCTTTCCAACCAAAGAAGAGGAACAAGTAATTACGATACTGGCGTCTTCCGTGTTTTTGCTGGCAAAAATGGCTACTATTTCCTTCTCTCTTACCTTGATATTGTCGGAAAGTCCTTTTAATGCCTTCGCATCCTTGGACTCAAATATCGCAGAAACAATCTTAACGGAACCGATCACTTTAGAATTTTCGAATACTTTTGCGATCACTTCCGGATTGTTCTCGAAGTCCCTGGATTCTCTATTTTTTTTCCCTTTTAAGAATTTGGATTGGGTTTCTTCCAATTCGAGCGAGAGTTTTTCGGAAAGATCTCTAAGAAAAACGACTGCATCCGCCCCCTTGGTCTCGAATAAGGATCTAATCTCATCCGGTCCTGGGATAATCGTTTTGATAGAGAATGAGGCACCGTCTGTGGCTAACTCGTCTTTGATCTTTAGATTTAGATTTTGGACAGCTTCCGTTAATTCTGCAAATCTGTTTTGGAAGGTTTCCACAACCAGCGGGCCTGCCACTGCTTCTATCCTTCTATTCCCGGCACCCGGGCTGGATTCTTTTTTAATGAAGAAGTATCCGATATCCCCGGTATTCCCCACATGAGTTCCCCCGCAGAATTCCAAGGAGCGATCGCCCATCTGAAGAACTCTTACACTGTCTCCGTATTTTTCGTCAAAGGCGGCGACTGCTCCCGTTTTTTTAGCTTCTTCGATCGGAAGGACCTTTGTATCGACCGGGATATGACGCACGATACTTTCGTTCACCCAGGATTCTATATTACGAATTTCTTCTGGACTCAAAGGGCTCGGATGAGAGAAGTCGAAACGTAGATATTCTGGAGATACGATGGATCCCTTTTGGAGCACATGATTTCCCAGTAAAGTGCGAAGTGCCCCGTTTAATAAGTGGGTTCCGGAGTGATGGAATTTGAGTCTTTCTCTTCTTTCCTTCTCTACTTCCAACCTAGCCTTGTCTCCAACGGAAAAACTTCCGGAGAGAACGGTTCCGATATGAAGAATGATATCATTCTCTTTCTGGGTGTCCAAAACCTTAAAGACGGACCCGTCCTTTCGGATGAATCCGATATCCCCCACCTGTCCTCCTCCCTCCGGATAGAACGGACTGGAAGAAAATACGAATACTCCCGACTCCCCTTCTTTGAGTGCTGCAGCTTGTTTATTATCCGAGAATATAAATTTAAGATCGGACTCGGCTTCTAAAACGTCGTAACCCAAAAATTGGGTCTTATCCGTTTTGATCCCGGTGAATAAAGAGACTTTGTTTGCTTTCCAGGTCTCGCGAGAAGATTGCCTGTCCTTCTCCAATTCGTCCTCGAAACCTTTACGATCGAAGGAGAGTCCGTGTTCCGCTACGATCTCTTCTGTCATCTCCGCAGGGAAACCGTACGTTCCGTATAACAGAAAGCTGTCTTTTCCGGAGAATGTATTGGAACCTTCCGATTTTGTTTTGGAAACGAGGACTTCTATCTTTTCCAAACCGATCTCTAAGGTTTTGAGGAATAACTCTTCTTCTGCGAGAAGTGTTCTTTCCACGGAGGAAATATGTTTTTCCAGTTCAGGATATCTTTCTTTATAAATATCGCATACCGATTTTGCCAGTTTGTATAGGAAAGGTTCTTTTAGATCCAGTTTTCTGGCGAATAATACGGCCCTACGGATCAGGCGACGGATAACGTATCCTCGCCCGGTTCTGTCCGGATAGATCCCGTCGGATACAGTAAACAATACGGAACGAATATGGTCCGTGATCACCCGAAAAGGAACTTTAGTGGATTCGTTATACGTTTTCCCCGAGATCTTTTCCACTTCTTGGATGATCTTTTTCAGCTCGTCCGTATCATAAACGGAGTCCACACCTTGCAGAAGTAAAGCCACTCTTTCCAATCCGGAACCGGTATCGATGCCTGTTTGTTTGAGCGGATGAAGATTTCCTTCCGTATCTTGGTTGAATTGGTTGAATACTATATTCCAAAATTCTAAAAAACGATCACAATCACAGCCCGGTTTGCACTCGTATTTGACACCACAATCCGGGAACGCTTTTTCCGGCCCTCTATCCAAATATAATTCGGAACATGGTCCGCAAGCGCCGCTATCTCCCGCAGGTCCCCAGAAATTATCTTTTTTTCCTAAACGAGTGATCCTTTCCTTCGGAATACCTTTGGAGATCCAAATTTTTTCTGCTTCATCATCATTTTCGAATACAGTAATCCAGATCTTCTCTTTAGGAAATCCAAGATAGTTTACCGAACAATCCAGTGCGTATTCGATCGCTTCTTCCTTGAAATAATCTCCGAAGCTGAAGTTTCCCAACATTTCAAAGAATGTACAGTGCCTTTCCGTTTTACCTACATTCTCCAGATCCGTGGTTCGAAGACATTTTTGAGCGGAGGCGGCTCTTGTATAAGGAAGTTCCACAGCGCCTGTGAACAAAGGTTTGAACTGCACCATTCCCGCAGTCGTGAATAGAAGTGTAGGATCTCCCGCAGGCAATAAAGAGGAAGAAGGCACTATTGTGTGGCCCTTCTCCTTAAAATAATCCAAAAAAATTGTGCGGACTTCGGAAACTTTTTTAAAATTCATGTATCCCCTAAAAACAGAAAATGCCCGAGGTCTTGTTGGCAAGAACTTCAGGCATTCCCAAAAAAAGATCTAAAAAGCGTAAATTAACGTTTAGAGAACTGAGTTCCTCTACGTGCTTTGTGTAGACCGTATTTCTTGCGCTCCACCATACGTGGGTCACGAGTCAGAAGGCCTTCTTTTTTAACAGTCGGTCTGAACTCGGGATTATAACGGCAGATTACTCTTGCAAGTGCATGGCGGATCGCTCCCACTTGCCCGATGATCCCTCCCCCGGAAACGTTTACCTTAAGATCAAACTTTTCAGAAACGTTCATCAGAGTTAAAGCGGTTAAAGCTTCTTTAATATTAGAACGGCTATTTTGCAGATAATCTTTGTAATCCTTATCGTTGATTACAATTTTTCCGGAACCTTCTTTTAATTTTACGCGGGCGATCGCGTTTTTGCGACGTCCTACTGCCCAAATTTCCTTGGCGGTTGCCATATTCTAATATCTCCTAGAGTTCCAGTTTGATCGGCTTTTGAGCGCCGAGATTATGCTCGGTTCCAGGGAAGATCCTGAAATGGGTTAACATTTCGGCACCGAGTTTGCTTTTAGGAAGCATACCTTTTACTGCTTCGTACAGGATTTTTTCAGGTTGTTTTACTCTCATATTCTGGAGAGTAGTAGCTGTCATACCACCCGGATAACGAGAGTGATGGAAATATTCTTTTTGAGTCTCTTTATTTCCAGTCACAGCTACCTTAGCAGCATTGATAACGATAATATTATCTCCACAATCAACGTTTGGAGTAAAAGTAGGTTTATGTTTACCGCGGAGTCTAGTTGCGATCTCCGAAGCGAGACGACCTAAGGTTTTGCCTTCTGCGTCGACTACGTACCAAGCTTTATTAGCTTGTTCCTTTTTTAAGGAAGGAGTTCTATGCGGTTTAGATACGATTGGCATGGGTATGTCCTGTATTGGCCAATTTCGCGTACCGGCCTAAGGGGTCAAGGAAATACGAACAAAATTCCTAAAAACCAAGGCTAAAACTTGCTTCCGCGCCCCAACCGACTCTTCCCGAGGCAGACCAATCCGGTTTAGGTACGACTGTCCAAGCAACTGGATTGGCTGTTGCACCCTCCTCCCAAGATTTTCCCAGAAAATAGGTCCGGACCAATTGAGCCAAATACACTCCACCCAACAAATATACGGAAGTATTATAGGTCTGGACGGAGCTTTCATAATCCGCTCTTGCGCTGGGGACTATGGTGAGAAGGTAGAAATTTGCAATCCCGCCTCCGTAGATAAAGGAACCGGTAGTACTACTCTTGGAGACGGCATCATCATATTTACTTTTTGCGGATTCCGCTTCGGATCTGGAATAACCGGCGTATGCTAAGCTGGCAAGGAATGCGCCGCCGGTAATCTTAGCTTCCAGTTTATTGTCGGTATACCATTGTCCCCAGCCTGGTAAAAGTGCGGAACGCCAAACCGCGCTCCATCTACTTCTGTTAGGTTCGTTAGAAACCGGAGGCGGAATGATCTGGATCGGTTCCTCTACTATTTGGGGATTTTCCTGGACTTTCTTCTCTTCTTCCTTACGAATGCGATTCTCTTCTTCTCTAGTGATATCTTTATAAATGATTTTTAATATATCTCTTTTACTGATGGTCTGTTTGCCGGTGTCGGATTGAACGGTGATCGTCTTCTCGTTTTGGCCGACTACGTTACCGATCACTTTGCCACCCTTGCGGAGAAGAATGGTTTGTTCGGCGAATAGCAGACTTGGGGTTAGGACCAAGGCCAATAGGAAAAAAACTGTAGAACGGACTTTAGAATTTGGACGCATCTTGGCAGAAGGAAAAACTTTTAGACATTTTAGTCAAGTGTAATGAGAAATTCCTTGAACTTTGTATAGCCATCCCGTGAGTATAGTATTATGCGAAG is from Leptospira sp. WS58.C1 and encodes:
- a CDS encoding YajQ family cyclic di-GMP-binding protein, whose amino-acid sequence is MSDPSFDVVSEIDRPELQNAVTQAIAEIKNRFDFKGSKSEIKLEEENLILISDNEAKLESVIDVLINKMAKRGLGLKSFDFKSKLEPATGNTVRMKVKIRNGLEKEQTKEITKIVKDSKLKVIPTIMGNCVRIQGKKKDDLQEIMRLLKSADLPFDVQFQNFKG
- the alaS gene encoding alanine--tRNA ligase, yielding MNFKKVSEVRTIFLDYFKEKGHTIVPSSSLLPAGDPTLLFTTAGMVQFKPLFTGAVELPYTRAASAQKCLRTTDLENVGKTERHCTFFEMLGNFSFGDYFKEEAIEYALDCSVNYLGFPKEKIWITVFENDDEAEKIWISKGIPKERITRLGKKDNFWGPAGDSGACGPCSELYLDRGPEKAFPDCGVKYECKPGCDCDRFLEFWNIVFNQFNQDTEGNLHPLKQTGIDTGSGLERVALLLQGVDSVYDTDELKKIIQEVEKISGKTYNESTKVPFRVITDHIRSVLFTVSDGIYPDRTGRGYVIRRLIRRAVLFARKLDLKEPFLYKLAKSVCDIYKERYPELEKHISSVERTLLAEEELFLKTLEIGLEKIEVLVSKTKSEGSNTFSGKDSFLLYGTYGFPAEMTEEIVAEHGLSFDRKGFEDELEKDRQSSRETWKANKVSLFTGIKTDKTQFLGYDVLEAESDLKFIFSDNKQAAALKEGESGVFVFSSSPFYPEGGGQVGDIGFIRKDGSVFKVLDTQKENDIILHIGTVLSGSFSVGDKARLEVEKERRERLKFHHSGTHLLNGALRTLLGNHVLQKGSIVSPEYLRFDFSHPSPLSPEEIRNIESWVNESIVRHIPVDTKVLPIEEAKKTGAVAAFDEKYGDSVRVLQMGDRSLEFCGGTHVGNTGDIGYFFIKKESSPGAGNRRIEAVAGPLVVETFQNRFAELTEAVQNLNLKIKDELATDGASFSIKTIIPGPDEIRSLFETKGADAVVFLRDLSEKLSLELEETQSKFLKGKKNRESRDFENNPEVIAKVFENSKVIGSVKIVSAIFESKDAKALKGLSDNIKVREKEIVAIFASKNTEDASIVITCSSSLVGKIHCGELVKTACEILGGKGGGKPDMAQGGGKEVSKVEEAVRSALEKASSSLNGGK
- the rpsI gene encoding 30S ribosomal protein S9; translation: MATAKEIWAVGRRKNAIARVKLKEGSGKIVINDKDYKDYLQNSRSNIKEALTALTLMNVSEKFDLKVNVSGGGIIGQVGAIRHALARVICRYNPEFRPTVKKEGLLTRDPRMVERKKYGLHKARRGTQFSKR
- the rplM gene encoding 50S ribosomal protein L13, with protein sequence MPIVSKPHRTPSLKKEQANKAWYVVDAEGKTLGRLASEIATRLRGKHKPTFTPNVDCGDNIIVINAAKVAVTGNKETQKEYFHHSRYPGGMTATTLQNMRVKQPEKILYEAVKGMLPKSKLGAEMLTHFRIFPGTEHNLGAQKPIKLEL
- a CDS encoding LA_0442/LA_0875 N-terminal domain-containing protein, producing MRPNSKVRSTVFFLLALVLTPSLLFAEQTILLRKGGKVIGNVVGQNEKTITVQSDTGKQTISKRDILKIIYKDITREEENRIRKEEEKKVQENPQIVEEPIQIIPPPVSNEPNRSRWSAVWRSALLPGWGQWYTDNKLEAKITGGAFLASLAYAGYSRSEAESAKSKYDDAVSKSSTTGSFIYGGGIANFYLLTIVPSARADYESSVQTYNTSVYLLGGVYLAQLVRTYFLGKSWEEGATANPVAWTVVPKPDWSASGRVGWGAEASFSLGF